The following coding sequences lie in one Bordetella genomosp. 9 genomic window:
- the opgC gene encoding OpgC domain-containing protein, with translation MTTPTSPCLPRSPLTAAAGTAAAGRSRLWELDALRGLMLVLMLSTHLPTNFGIPTSQPLGFVSAAEGFVMLSAYMAGLVYTQRYLRHGLCAMQQSFLKRALVVYGCQAASLLFLFTVIAGLGVKLSQPAVQNLIWFYLQQPVTAFFSALGLIYNPPLLDILPVYVLFMLASPWVLTYGLRHGWRAILILSGVLWFATQFELSRFLYGGVVALTGLPVPFRETGAFETFGWQFLWVFGLWLGSTHARVPPAERRPLPAWLAAGATVVGVTFLIWRHIAGLGAFPEGNPFNFLFDKWHLGPLRLLNFFSLVVLVMVSGPWLRRHLPRVGLLETLGRASLSVFCAHLVIVLMVLCVIGEPGPDRALWKDLALFAGSVGTLYVVARLVGDNKSRRPPPRTASVQMRGNDPLP, from the coding sequence ATGACGACACCGACTTCTCCCTGCCTGCCCCGGTCCCCGCTGACTGCCGCCGCCGGCACGGCCGCCGCCGGCCGTTCCCGCCTGTGGGAGCTCGACGCGCTGCGCGGCCTGATGCTGGTCTTGATGCTCTCGACCCATCTGCCGACGAACTTCGGCATCCCGACGAGCCAGCCCCTGGGCTTCGTGTCGGCCGCGGAAGGCTTCGTGATGTTGTCGGCGTACATGGCCGGACTGGTCTATACCCAGCGCTATCTGCGCCATGGGCTGTGCGCCATGCAGCAGTCCTTCCTGAAGCGGGCGCTGGTGGTCTACGGCTGCCAGGCGGCGTCGCTGCTGTTCCTGTTCACCGTCATTGCCGGCCTGGGTGTGAAGCTGTCCCAGCCCGCGGTGCAGAACCTCATCTGGTTTTACCTGCAGCAGCCCGTGACGGCGTTTTTCTCGGCGCTGGGCCTGATCTATAACCCGCCGCTGCTCGACATTCTTCCGGTGTACGTCCTGTTCATGCTGGCCAGCCCGTGGGTGCTCACCTATGGCCTGCGGCATGGCTGGCGAGCCATCCTGATCCTGAGCGGCGTGCTCTGGTTCGCCACCCAGTTCGAGCTCTCGCGCTTCCTGTACGGCGGCGTGGTGGCGCTGACAGGCCTGCCCGTGCCCTTCAGGGAAACGGGCGCTTTCGAAACCTTCGGCTGGCAGTTCCTGTGGGTCTTCGGCCTGTGGCTGGGATCCACCCACGCGCGCGTCCCGCCGGCCGAACGCCGCCCCTTGCCGGCATGGCTGGCGGCCGGCGCGACGGTCGTCGGCGTGACCTTCCTGATCTGGCGCCACATTGCGGGTCTCGGCGCCTTCCCGGAGGGCAATCCCTTCAACTTCCTGTTCGACAAGTGGCACCTGGGCCCCCTGCGCCTGCTGAACTTCTTCTCGCTGGTCGTGCTGGTGATGGTGTCCGGCCCGTGGCTGAGACGGCATCTGCCGCGCGTCGGCTTGCTGGAAACCCTGGGCCGGGCGTCGCTGTCGGTCTTCTGCGCCCATCTGGTCATCGTCCTGATGGTGCTTTGCGTTATCGGCGAACCGGGGCCGGATCGCGCGCTCTGGAAAGATCTGGCCCTGTTCGCCGGCAGCGTGGGGACGCTGTACGTGGTGGCGCGCCTGGTGGGCGACAACAAAAGCCGGCGGCCGCCGCCGCGGACCGCCTCAGTTCAGATGCGCGGAAATGACCCGCTTCCATAA
- a CDS encoding SGNH/GDSL hydrolase family protein, giving the protein MNSQRPFFSLCAALAAAPLLAAALPAAVRAQAADAASLAAPQAITSPTTREPTAAALAADHRWDESLAAFAAADRANPPAPGGVLFVGSSSIRLWNGLETEFRSLPVVVKRGFGGSRMLDCTRHLRQLVEPYRPRLVLVYAGDNDLAEGRTPRQVLQSFAAFVEGVRQSLPATRIAYISIKPSPARAALMPSIRETNDLIRAYTLQTRNTDFIDVYTPMLDTQGRPRPELFREDALHLNAAGYDLWKRVISAHLN; this is encoded by the coding sequence ATGAATTCCCAGCGCCCTTTTTTCTCCCTTTGCGCGGCCCTCGCGGCCGCGCCGCTGCTGGCCGCCGCCCTGCCCGCCGCCGTGCGGGCGCAGGCCGCGGATGCCGCCAGCCTGGCCGCTCCCCAGGCAATCACCTCCCCCACGACGCGTGAACCTACCGCCGCAGCGCTCGCGGCGGATCACCGCTGGGACGAAAGCCTGGCGGCCTTCGCGGCGGCCGACAGGGCGAATCCGCCGGCGCCCGGCGGCGTCCTTTTCGTCGGAAGCTCATCGATCCGGCTGTGGAACGGCCTGGAGACCGAATTCCGCTCGCTGCCGGTGGTGGTCAAGCGCGGCTTCGGAGGATCGCGCATGCTGGACTGCACGCGGCATCTGCGCCAATTGGTTGAGCCCTATCGTCCGCGCCTGGTGCTGGTCTACGCGGGCGACAACGACCTGGCCGAAGGCCGCACGCCGCGCCAGGTGCTGCAATCCTTCGCCGCCTTCGTCGAAGGCGTCCGGCAGAGCCTGCCGGCCACACGCATCGCCTACATTTCCATCAAGCCCAGTCCCGCGCGCGCCGCGTTGATGCCGAGCATCCGCGAGACCAACGATCTGATCCGGGCCTACACGCTGCAGACCCGCAACACGGATTTCATCGACGTGTATACGCCCATGCTGGATACGCAGGGACGCCCGCGCCCGGAACTGTTCCGCGAGGACGCGCTGCATCTGAACGCGGCGGGCTATGACTTATGGAAGCGGGTCATTTCCGCGCATCTGAACTGA
- a CDS encoding N-carbamoyl-D-amino-acid hydrolase, giving the protein MTQTSRARKFGLAVAQMGPVHLADSRQAVVKRLVAMLREAAARQCTMVVFPELALTTFFPRYWMTEEEAVERFFERSMPNADVQPLFDAARELGVGFYLGYAELTPDGRRFNTAVLVDRSAKIVGKYRKIHLPGHDDHKPDAPFQHLEKKFFQVGDLGFPVWNTQDVNVGMCLCNDRRWPETWRSMSLQSAELIVLGYNTPSVNIHWNEPVHLRTFHHEIVLQASAYQNAVWVGAAAKCGAEDGFHMIGSSMIVAPSGEIVARASGEEDEVIAAQVDLDLGTTFRQHVFNFAKHRSPRHYRLIVDRVGAGAPLPLHPDAGPAGQ; this is encoded by the coding sequence GTCAAACGGCTGGTCGCCATGCTGCGCGAGGCCGCCGCGCGCCAGTGCACCATGGTGGTCTTTCCCGAACTGGCGCTGACCACGTTTTTCCCGCGCTACTGGATGACGGAAGAGGAAGCGGTGGAACGCTTCTTCGAACGGTCCATGCCGAACGCCGACGTGCAGCCGCTGTTCGACGCCGCCCGCGAGCTTGGCGTGGGCTTCTACCTGGGCTATGCGGAACTGACGCCGGACGGCCGCCGCTTCAACACGGCGGTGCTGGTGGACCGCTCGGCGAAGATCGTGGGCAAGTACCGCAAGATCCACTTGCCGGGCCACGACGACCACAAGCCCGACGCGCCCTTCCAGCACCTGGAAAAGAAGTTCTTCCAGGTGGGCGACCTGGGTTTCCCGGTGTGGAATACGCAGGACGTCAATGTCGGGATGTGCCTGTGCAACGACCGCCGCTGGCCCGAAACCTGGCGCTCCATGTCGCTGCAAAGCGCCGAACTGATCGTGCTGGGCTACAACACCCCGTCGGTGAACATCCATTGGAACGAGCCCGTGCACCTGCGGACTTTCCATCACGAGATCGTGCTGCAGGCCAGCGCGTACCAGAACGCGGTGTGGGTGGGCGCCGCCGCCAAGTGCGGCGCCGAGGACGGCTTCCACATGATCGGCAGCTCCATGATCGTGGCTCCCTCCGGGGAAATCGTCGCCCGCGCCAGCGGCGAGGAAGACGAAGTGATCGCTGCCCAGGTGGATCTGGATCTCGGCACGACCTTCCGCCAGCACGTTTTCAACTTCGCCAAGCACCGCAGCCCGCGGCATTACCGCCTGATCGTGGACCGCGTCGGAGCGGGCGCGCCGCTGCCGTTGCATCCGGACGCCGGTCCGGCCGGGCAATAG